The Rhodothermales bacterium genome segment AGCGCGATGTACGGCTCCCAGGCGTACCGGATGCTGTCGGGCTCGAAGTCCTGCCGGTCGGGCAGCGTTGCATAGGGGTCGCGCAACCCGTCGACGTACCAGACGCCGCCTTGCCGGCCGGCGTCCACCACGGTGATGCCCGGCGCGGCGCGCAGGGTATCGACGTACCGATGGAACCGCTGGTATTGCAGCACGCCCCACGCCAGCCAGATCGCGCTGCCGAGGAAAAAGACGCCCAGCGCCACCCAGATCCATTTGCCGTTGCCGGTCGCCTGCGGGCGCATCTCCATGTGCAGGCCGGCCTGGAGCAGCGGCCGGACATGGTCGAACGCCGCCATATCGCCCGAATAGCCGGTGAAGGAATGGCCATACTGAAGATGGATCATTTCGATCACATCCTGGAGGCGCTCACGCAACTCGCGGGTGAGCACGCCGCGCACGACGGCGGCGAGCACGGCTTTGGGCCCCGGCTCGATCAACAACGTCAGGTCGCCGATCTCGACGCGGTTGAGATTCTGCTCGCGCGAGGCGCCGAACGACTCGCGCATGAAATCCTGCACGGCGCTCATCATCCCGGAGATGACGTCGGTATCCAGCTCCTGCGCCGTGTCGGAGGCGACATGCTGGATCGGCAACCCGCTGCTCCGCTCGATGAGGAAGAGATGCTCCACCTTGTAGGCGAGGGTGTGGCTGATCACCACTTCGGAGAACGGCCGGCCCGTGCGCATCGCTTCGAAGCGCCACTGCAGGCTACGCACCGACAGGCTATGCTCCAGCGCCCGGTTGATCGTTTCGACCATGGACCGGAGCGCCTCGGCGATGCTTCGCCGAATGGCCGGCCCGATGATGGGAAACAGCGCGTCGACAAACGGCTTGGGGTTCCGGCGGATCGAAATATGGATCGTCTTTTCGATCGTGGGGCCGAGCGCGTTGGCGAGCACGCGCGAATCCTCCCCGTGCATCGCGATCGCATCCGGCAGCGTTCGGCTGAGGGCCGGAACCTGGCCCTCCTCCTCCATGGCGGCTACCCGATCCACCCGCTGTTCCAGCCGTTCGACCTGCTCGACTTCCTCCCCGAAGAGCAACCGCCGGAGTTCCTCCATTTCCGGCGACACGTCGGCCTCCGGCTCGGGCCGGTCCGGGGATGGCGACGATGTTGGATCGTGCATCATGCGTTCCGTTGGGAATCCGCGACCGGCCGGCGTCAGGCGCCGTCCGCCGCGCCGCCCTTGAGCTGATCGGCCAGCTGATTCATGAAGGCGGCCAGCTGCACGCGGTCGATCTTGTTCGCGTCGAGCTGGGTGTGGGTGTGCTGCAGGTTATGCGAGAGTTCGTTGACCCTCGCCGTCAGCGTGTCCATGAGCGCGTCGGCCCTCGCCTTGAGCGCCTCGCGATGCTCCTGCGCGACGGCGTCGAGCCGCTGGCCGAGCGTCTCCTCCGCGGCCTGCAGCCGGTTGCCGACTTCGGCGATTTCCGCCCGGCGCTCCGCGTCGCTGCCGGCGCGCTGCGCCCCTTCGCCATCCAGGCGTTCCTCCAGGCGGCCGGCCAGCGCCTTGATCGACGCCTCCATGGCGTCGAACCGCTCCATCATGTCGCCGCGCAAGGCATCGATCCGGCCGTTCAAGACGCCCTCCACCTGCGCCAGCCGCGACTCATAGGCGCGGATCTGTTCGCCGAAAAGGATACTGCGAACCTTTTCGAGTTCACCCATGCCTCCGTCCTCGACCGCGCGCGGCGCGGCCGGCTCGTCGGGTTGTTTTGCTTTGGTTGCCATGTAAAGAGAAATGCCGTTTACGCGTTGAATCGTGATGAGTACACAGAGCAATACCGGTGGCGCACGCACACGCCACGGCAGCCCGTGCCCCCGCAAACCGGAGAGGCCGGCTGCACACCGATCGGAAGCGGTGCGCTTGCTCGTTCCAAAATAACGCATTCTGGGACAAGCGCGCTACTGTTCGGTGCGATGCGCCCCCGGCGGGGACGGCGCCGGCCCGCCCGGAACCTTACCCACCCCCTCGTTCCGAACCGAACCCGCTGCGTGGCGAACTATCGGATCGCCCGTTTACTTTCCGGTTGCAGAATGCTACACTGAAGGCCCTCACCACCCGTCGCTGCTCGCAAGAATTCGTTCGCCTGCGTGAATCCGGACCCACAGCCTGCCTCGGACCCCTCCCGTACGATCAAGCGCAAGATCTGCATGCTCGGCACGTTCGCCGTGGGCAAAACCAGTCTGGTGCGCCGATTCGTGAAGGGGATCTTCTCGGACAAGTACCTGACCACCATGGGCGCCAAGGTGGACAAAAAGTCCCTGGCGATCGATGACGTCCGGATGGACCTGCTCGTGTGGGATTTGAATGGAGAAGACCGGTTTCAGTCGCTTTCGATGGAATATGTGCGCGGATCCGCCGGCTATTTCCTGGTGGTGGATCAGACGCGACCCGCCACGCTCGAGGCGGCGCACGCCCTGCGCCAGAAGGTGGAGCAAACCGTCGGCCCCCTCCCGTTCATCCTGATCGTGAACAAGATCGACCTTCCGGGCCACTGGGATCGCCGGCAGGAAGACCTCGACGCCCTCCGCGCCTCGGGCTGGATCTGCGTCGAGACCAGCGCCAAAACGGGCACAGGTGTTGACGAAGCCTTCATCGCCCTGGCGCGTCGCCTCGTGGAATGACGCCCGATGGCCCTCCACATCCCTTCGCCTCCATTCCTGCAACGCCCGAAGTGCCTCGATGCCATGAGCGCCGTCCTTTCCCGTTTGTTATCCGATCTCGATATCGCCGTGCTCGAACACGCCGGCGACCGCGCGTTCACGTGGATGAGCGAAACGCCCGCCTGGATGCGCGCCCTCTGGCCCGCCGCCGGCGACGACCGGGAGCGCCTCCTCCCCGGTGAGCATTTCCTCTTTCTCGACGACTTTATCGACCGCGCCGTTGCGCACTGGGCGGGAGGCGCCGCCGATCCCCTGAACTCCGGCGTGTGGACGGAAACCGGCCCGGACGGCGCCGACATCCTCCTCGAAGCCACCGCCCGCACCATCGAAGACCGGCCGCTCCTCCTCATCCGCATCCCGCCCCAGCAACAAACGTGGGGCATCTTCCAGCAGGCGCGGGAGCAGCGCCTCGAATACGAGCACCTGCTGGACGAGATCAATAAACGCGAGATCCTGCTCCACTGCATCGTGCACGACCTGTCCAATCCGCTCGCCGGCATCCGGGGCAGCCTCACGCTGCCGGAACAGGAGGCGATGGTCCAGCCGGACGGCTTCGAGCTGCTCCGCATCAGCCTGAACCAGACGGAGAAGATGCAGCGCTCGATCCGCAGCATCCTGCAAACCTTTTCGGTGGAGGCGCGCCAGCTGATGCCGTCGCTCGTCGGCGCGGAGGTGGCGCCCGAGATGGATCGGTGCGCCCGCCATGTCGTGGCCTCGATGTCGGCCACGTCCGCGCTGCGGGGCGTTCACCTCGTGGTCGACGCCGGCGACGGAGCGGCGGACTGGCGGGTCGCCGGCGAGGCGGAGCGGCTGGAGCGCGTCTTCTTCAACCTCGTCGCCAACGCCCTGCGCTACGCGACGGAAGGCGAAACCATCACCATTCGGCTCCATGCGGAAGATGCGTATATTCACGCGTCGGTGGAAGATCAGGGGCCCGGCGTGCCGGAAGCCCTGGTCCCTTCGCTGTTCCATCGCTTTACCCAGGGCGACGATCGCCCCGGGCAAGCCGGCCTGGGGCTGTACTTCTGCCGCATCACGGTCGAGCAGTGGGGCGGCACGGTCGGTTATCGCCCGGCCCCCGAGGGCGGGGCGTGTTTCTGGTTCCGTCTGCCGCGGCCCGTTCGCGAGCACCCGGCGCCCTGACGCCGCGCCTCACCCGACACGCCCGCCACAATCCTACCCTGTCATGGCTCTTCGCATTTTCATCGTCGACGACGACCCCGACTACGCGTCGCTCCTTCGTTTCCAGCTCAAAAAGCTCGACACGCTGATCGAAGTCTTCGAAACCGGCGAGGCCGCGCTGGACGCCCTCGACCCCCTGCCCGACCTGATCTTTCTGGACCTGGTGATGCCGGGCCAGGGCGGGCTCGAGACGCTGCGCCAGATGCATGCCGAGCATCCCCAACTCCCCATCGTCGTGGTGTCGTCGCAAACCTCGGTCAATGTCGCCCTCGAAGCGCTGCGGCTCGGCGCCTACGACTATGTGACCAAGGGGGTGGACGACACGGTCAAGATCGAATCCATCGCCCGGAACATCGCCGACCGCCTCCAGCTTTCGGCGGAGGTCGAGTCCCTCCGGGAAGAACTCGCGACGCCGCACGGCATGCAGGGCCTGATCGGCGAGAGCGCCGCCATGGCGCGCGTGCTGAAGATCCTCCGGAAAACGCTGAAGGGGAATCTGACCGTGGCCGTCGTGGGCGAAAGCGGCACCGGGAAAGAGCTGGCCGCCCAGGCCATCCACTACAATTCGCCGCGCCGGCGGGAGCCGTTCGTCATCGTCAACTGCGCCGCGATCCCGAACGAGCTGATGGAGAGCGAGTTCTTCGGGCACGAGAAGGGGTCGTTCACCGGGGCCTACACGCGCAAGATGGGTAAATTCGAACAGGCCAACCGGGGCACGATCTTTCTGGACGAGATCGGTGAGTTGAACCTCAGCCTCCAGGCCAAACTCCTCCGGGTCCTGCAAAATCAGGAAGTGCAGCGCGTCGGCGGAAACGAGACGATCCGGGTGGATGTGCGTGTCATCTGCGCCACCAACCGGGATATCGTCGCGATGACGCAGGACGGTTCGTTTCGCGAGGACCTGTACTACCGGCTCTTCCAGTTCCCGGTCCATCTCCCTCCGCTCCGCGAGCGCGACCAGGACGCCCTGCTCCTGGCGGAGCATTTCCGGAAAGCCTTCCTCTCGGCGCACCGGGATGTGGAGGCGCGCGAATTCACGCCGGCCACCCGCCGGCTCATCCTGGCGCACGACTGGCCCGGCAACGTGCGCCAGCTCAAAAATGCCGTCGAGCGGGCGCTGCTCGTCTCCGACTCCCCCGGCATCGAACCGGCAGACCTGATGCTCGACCAGCTGCCGGCCCCCCGGCAGGCCGCGCGGCCTTCGGGGACGCCGCCGGTGGCGCCGCGCGCCGGCGCCTCCTCCCCGGCCGACGCCCTGCTGCGCGTCGACGCGCCGGAGGCCATCCTGCCTCTCGAAGACCTGAAGCGCCTCGCCATCGAACACGCCTACCGACTCTGCAAGGGCAACATCGACCAGACGTCGATCCGCCTCGGCGTCACCCGTTCGACGATCTACCGCCTGATGGAGAAATACAAGCAGGAAGGCAACGAGATCACGCTCTGAGCCGGCTCGCGCCTAACGGCTCCCCTGGCCGCCATCCCCCTCGTCCTCGGGCGCGGCCCGCAGGGAACTGGAGAACGGCCGGTCGGCCAGAAACGCCGCCGGGAGATGCTGTATGCGCGTCGCGATGGCGAAGGCCCCGCGGGCCATCCAGCCGATGGCGAAACCGAGCAAGGCGGCAAGGAGAAGGAAAAGCAGGAGTTGCGCGGTCAGATAGATCATAGCGGCATGCGCGAATGGCGTCCCCGGCGCCGTGGCCGGGTCAAGGATACGCCCATGCCTACAAGCGGTATGCCACACGCCGGCAACGCCCCGAAAACGCGCTCCGATACCTGCCCGCTGTTGCATTCTGCAAAATGACCGTGCCGCAATCAGACAGTGCGAAACTGCCCGACTGCGGCACGGGAAACGAAGCCACAAACGGCGCTCGGCGGGGCCGATTTACAACAGCGAGAACGAAACGCCGGTGGACAGCACCTGCTTGAACTGCGCCTTGTCGCTGATGTCGAGGTCGTAGAATGTGACGAACTCGAAGTTCACGGAAAGCCAGCTGTTCACCTTCATGGAGACGAGATTCTCCCAGCGGACGTCCGGCTTGTCGAGCGCCGAGAATCCCAGAAACACACCCAGCGACGACTTCAGAACCACGTTTTCGACGAGCTGTTTGTCGAGCTGCGACAGAAAGTCGAAGCCCCCTTCCAGGCGCAACGTCTCATCGGCGGCGTTGCCGTACGATTCACGCAGCTCCTCGATGGTGACGATCGTTTCCTTGGCCGCGAAGCCAAAACGCTGCGAGAACCAGTCCACCGGCTGATACGCCAGACCGATGGTCTGCGTGGACGTAGCCGGCGCGAGGAACGCCGAGACGCGCGGCGACGGGGTGGTGCCGTAATCGAACCCCTCGGCCATCTGGCTGCGGAAGGAGAACGCGAGGATGGGGTTCAGGACGCTCCACACCCGCTCGCCCTGGTACTGGGCCGACGATTCGAGGTGGATGATGTCGTCCGCCTTGCGGACGTCGAGCGTGTCCTGCTTCAGCAGGCCGAAGGCCAGGCGAAGCTTGCGCTTGCGGAGCCAGTGCTCGGTGTGCTTGAGCTGCTCGCCGAGCAGGCCGGAGGTGAACGCGACCGAGTTGAGACCGCCTTCGCTCCAGTTGCGGTACGAAGCCTGGCTGCCGGCGAGGCTGGCGATCACGCTGTTCCGCCATCCGGTGGTATCGACTTCGGCTTCCTGTGCGGTGGCGGTCTGGAAGGCGCCGGCCATGACGACCAGCGCGAACATCAAGAGCGAAGTAGACATGGCGCGAAAGCGCCGCATACGTAGCTGGTAATTCATGTACATAAACTCCTGTGTGGATGAAATGCGGGTCGACGGCCGTGAAACGTAGCGATGCGAAACAAGGAGCCCTGCTTCGCTCTTTTTTCACGCATACGGTCCGGCCGCGCGCGGCGACCGGACGGGAGCGTGGATTGGTTAGCCGGCGACCGCGCTGGTGACGTGCCCATCGATGTGGACATCCTGTTGCGGAAACGGAATCCCGATGCCGGCGGCATCGAGTCCCTCCTTCACGGCCAGCGTGAGCCGGTCGCGCACATCAAAATAATCCGGGGTGGCGCACCAGATCCGAACCTCCCAGTCGATGCTCGAAGCACCGAGCGCGGACAGATAGACCTGCACGTTTTTATCCGCGAGCCGGCCTTCGACGGCCGAGGCCGCGGCTTCGAGCGTCACGCGCGTCTGCTTGAGATCGGCGGCATAGTCGGTCCCCACGGAGACATCGACGCGGCGGCTTTCGTGGAAGGTGATGTTTTCGATCGTCGACCCGAAAATCGAGCCGTTCGGGACGATGATGCGGCGGTTGTCCGGCGTGTCGAGCTGCGTCGTGAACAGCTCGATCTCGAACACCTTGCCCGTGACGCCATTGATCTGGACGACGTCGCCCACCTTGAACGGGCGGAAGACGAGCAGCATGACGCCGGCGGCGAAATTGGACAGCGTGCCCTGCATCGCCATGCCCACCGCGAAGCCGCCTGCCGCCAGGATCGCGGCGAAGCTGGCGGTCTGGATGCCAAAATAGCCCAGGCAACCGACCAGCGCGACGACGAGAATGACGTAGCGAATGATGTTCGAGAAGAATTTGGTCAGCGTCGCATCGAGGCGGGTCTTCTGGAGCGCCTTGAAGCTCATGCTCTTTGCCCAGCCCGCGAGCAGGAAGGCGAGGACGACGAGCACGAGCGCTTTGACGGCCGGGATGCCGTAGTCGATCAGGAACTGGGTAATCGTATCGGGGGAGACTGAATCCATGATGGCTGGTATGTCTGTAAGGATGGGTAGAGGCTGCGATCGATTCAAATGCGGTTCCAATGTACAGAAAACTCGCTAAATGACCTCATTTGGGGCCTCCAGCCCGTACAACCGTACGATAATGCAACACAGAACCACACAGTCCCGGCTTCGCCCGGATCTCCTGCGCCCCTGACGCTTATTAACGGAACCCATGGTCGCCCGACACCCCTCACGACCAGATCGCCGATATGAACCCGTCATCAGAAATCGCCTCCACCGACACGCAACACGAAGCCAGCGAGTGGACCCTGCCCGTCGAGGGCATGGAATGCGCCTCCTGCGCCGTCCGCATCGAAAAGCAGCTGCGCAAACGGTCGGGGGTGCAGGATGTGGCGGTCAACCTGGCCAGCAACCGGGCGCGCATCTCCGCGGCGCCGGGCTCGGTCCGCCTCTCCGACCTGGTCGAGACCATCGAGCGCACCGGGTTCACGGTGCCGCATGCGGTGGTGGAAAGCCCGCTTCCTCCGGGCCGGCCGGCTCCGACGGATGACGACCTCGAGGCGGCGTTCGAGCGCACCAACGGCGTGCTTTCGGCGACCCGCGCGGACGACCTGATCCGGGTGACCTATGTGCCCGGCGTGGTGGAGCCGGCGGCCATTCAGGCGCTGCTGGTGGGGCGGGGATGGGCAGCGGTCGACGCCCAGGTCGAAACAGCGCCCGAGGATGAAGACCCGCATGCCACCGCCTTCCGGGCCCTCTTTCGCCGCTTCCTGCTCGCCGCCCTCTGCACCGCGCCCGTGTTCGTCATCTCCATGGCGCACGGCGCG includes the following:
- a CDS encoding Rab family GTPase, translated to MNPDPQPASDPSRTIKRKICMLGTFAVGKTSLVRRFVKGIFSDKYLTTMGAKVDKKSLAIDDVRMDLLVWDLNGEDRFQSLSMEYVRGSAGYFLVVDQTRPATLEAAHALRQKVEQTVGPLPFILIVNKIDLPGHWDRRQEDLDALRASGWICVETSAKTGTGVDEAFIALARRLVE
- a CDS encoding HAMP domain-containing sensor histidine kinase, coding for MSAVLSRLLSDLDIAVLEHAGDRAFTWMSETPAWMRALWPAAGDDRERLLPGEHFLFLDDFIDRAVAHWAGGAADPLNSGVWTETGPDGADILLEATARTIEDRPLLLIRIPPQQQTWGIFQQAREQRLEYEHLLDEINKREILLHCIVHDLSNPLAGIRGSLTLPEQEAMVQPDGFELLRISLNQTEKMQRSIRSILQTFSVEARQLMPSLVGAEVAPEMDRCARHVVASMSATSALRGVHLVVDAGDGAADWRVAGEAERLERVFFNLVANALRYATEGETITIRLHAEDAYIHASVEDQGPGVPEALVPSLFHRFTQGDDRPGQAGLGLYFCRITVEQWGGTVGYRPAPEGGACFWFRLPRPVREHPAP
- a CDS encoding sigma-54 dependent transcriptional regulator, which encodes MALRIFIVDDDPDYASLLRFQLKKLDTLIEVFETGEAALDALDPLPDLIFLDLVMPGQGGLETLRQMHAEHPQLPIVVVSSQTSVNVALEALRLGAYDYVTKGVDDTVKIESIARNIADRLQLSAEVESLREELATPHGMQGLIGESAAMARVLKILRKTLKGNLTVAVVGESGTGKELAAQAIHYNSPRRREPFVIVNCAAIPNELMESEFFGHEKGSFTGAYTRKMGKFEQANRGTIFLDEIGELNLSLQAKLLRVLQNQEVQRVGGNETIRVDVRVICATNRDIVAMTQDGSFREDLYYRLFQFPVHLPPLRERDQDALLLAEHFRKAFLSAHRDVEAREFTPATRRLILAHDWPGNVRQLKNAVERALLVSDSPGIEPADLMLDQLPAPRQAARPSGTPPVAPRAGASSPADALLRVDAPEAILPLEDLKRLAIEHAYRLCKGNIDQTSIRLGVTRSTIYRLMEKYKQEGNEITL
- a CDS encoding DUF3078 domain-containing protein, which gives rise to MSTSLLMFALVVMAGAFQTATAQEAEVDTTGWRNSVIASLAGSQASYRNWSEGGLNSVAFTSGLLGEQLKHTEHWLRKRKLRLAFGLLKQDTLDVRKADDIIHLESSAQYQGERVWSVLNPILAFSFRSQMAEGFDYGTTPSPRVSAFLAPATSTQTIGLAYQPVDWFSQRFGFAAKETIVTIEELRESYGNAADETLRLEGGFDFLSQLDKQLVENVVLKSSLGVFLGFSALDKPDVRWENLVSMKVNSWLSVNFEFVTFYDLDISDKAQFKQVLSTGVSFSLL
- a CDS encoding mechanosensitive ion channel family protein; the protein is MDSVSPDTITQFLIDYGIPAVKALVLVVLAFLLAGWAKSMSFKALQKTRLDATLTKFFSNIIRYVILVVALVGCLGYFGIQTASFAAILAAGGFAVGMAMQGTLSNFAAGVMLLVFRPFKVGDVVQINGVTGKVFEIELFTTQLDTPDNRRIIVPNGSIFGSTIENITFHESRRVDVSVGTDYAADLKQTRVTLEAAASAVEGRLADKNVQVYLSALGASSIDWEVRIWCATPDYFDVRDRLTLAVKEGLDAAGIGIPFPQQDVHIDGHVTSAVAG